The window cgggctgcccccacccatgggtgcccccccccccccgggcaccccccaGGGGGTTTTTAATATATTGGAAGATTGTATTtattcccctcccccccctcccagtgctcccagtgctcccagtttGGGCAGGAGATGGGGTagacccggggggggggtgaggtGGGGGGAGATTttgtggggggggtgtccctcTGCTCGCAttgccccccccgggggggggctgccccttGTTGCCCCTCCCCCAACAAGCAATAGAtgtggggggaggggggggtgggggggtgtgcTCAGGATTTggcccctcccccccccgccctgtgcccccccccccccaggacgtgcccctccccccccgccgggCGATTTTACCGTCTGTAAttaaagatgttaaaataaagtaattattGTAAGCTGGGCGGGGCCCCAGGCGTCCGGGGGGCGGAGCCAGCAGCCCTCACTGTTGCCATGGAGACCGCACTGTTGCCATGGAGACCCCTGGCTGTAGGGGGGGGGCTGTTGCCACGGCAACCGCCCGCCCGCGGTCGTTGCCCCGCCCCTTGTGGCAGGTTGAGCCGCTGGCTGTTGCCATGGCGACGGGCGTGCCCATTGGCGGGAGGGCGGGGAGAGCTGCCCGTTGCCATGGCGACCTTGCCGCGGCCCCCGCAGCAGAGTGGACTGGGCTAGGGCCGGGGGGGCGGAGCCCTGGGGGTCACGTGACGCCGAGGGCCGGCCCCACTTCCCCGCTTTCCCGCCGCCGCTTTGGCGCATTGCGGCTCGGCGGCAGCCAATCAGGGCGGCGCTCTCAGCCCGCCGCGCGCCCCCAGCCAATGAGGTGGCGCCGTCCAGTGAGCGAACGGGATCCTTCCGCCGGGGGCGGAGCCtgcgggaggggcggggccagcGGAGGGATCCGCGGTGCTGCGGTCGCAGGAGCCTCCCGCCGCCACCGGAGCGCCATGGTCAGGGGGCGGCACCGGCGTTGCCATGACGACGGGGGGGCGCTATGGGGCGACGGGGGCCCACTGGGGTTGCTATGGCGACCGGGGGGCGCTGTGGGGCGACGGGGGCCCAGGGGGTTGCTATGGCGACCAAGGGGCtgctatggggctggggggggggggaaacaccGGCGTTGCCATGGCGACCAAGGGGATGCTGTGGTGACCAAGGGGCTGCTATGGGGCGGGGGGACACGACGACACCGGGGTTGCTGTGGGGCGGGGGGACACGACGACACCGGGGTTGCTATGGCGACCAAGGGGCTGCTATGGGGCGGGAACACAGGGGTTGCTATGGCGACCGAGGGGCTGTTATGGGCGGGGGGGGCCCCAGGGGGGTTGCTATGGCGACCAAGGGGCTGctatggggcgggggggaaacaGCAGGGTTGCTATGGCGACCAAAGGATGTTGTGGGGCGGGAACACCGGGGTTGCTATGGCGCGGGAACACTGGGGTTGCTATGGCGACCAAAGGATGCTATGGGGTGGGAACACTGGGGTTGCTATGGCGACCAAGGGGCTGCTATGGGGCGGGAACACCGGGGTTGCtatggggtgggggtgggaaaCACCGGGGTTGCTATGGCGACCAAAGGATGCTATGGGGCGGGAACACCGGGGTTGCTATGGCGACCGACGGGCTGCTGTGGCGCGGGAACACTGGGGTTGCTATGGCGACCAAAGGATGCTATGGGGCGGGAACACCGGGGTTGCTATGGCGACCGAGGGGCTGCTATGGGACGTGTGGGGGGGAAACACCGGGGTTCTATGGCGACCAAAGGATGCTATGGGGCGGGAACACCGGGGTTGCTATGGCGaccaaggggctgctggggaaggtgTCACTGGGTTGCTATGACAACGGGTCACTGATGGTTGGGTGGGGCGATGGGTGCTGAGGGCATGTTGGCGTGTTGGGGGGATTGggggggtgggtgctgggggggtgttgggggggctATGGGTGCCAGCGGGTGTTGGGGCGTTGGGTGCTGCGGCGGTCCCGTGGGTGCCCCCTCACCCgtgtccccccgtcccccccaggCTGACCAGCTCACCGAGGAGCAGATCGCAggtggggggacacggggggggtGACAGCGCGGGGAGGGGACCCCAGAGGGGACACTCGGGGGGGGGGCAACAAgtggggggggcacaggggaggggggggggcacagcgggggggacaccgggggggTGGTTCAGTGGGGCAGGGGGTCCCACCAGGGTGGGGGGGTAACACTGGGGGTTAGGGTGACACTGTGACACTCAGGAGCGGATGCTGGGGTGTCGGAGTGACAGTGTGACACCCGGGAGGGGACATTAGGGTGCTGGGGTGACAGCAGGACACCCAGGATGGGatgctggggtgctggggtgatATTGGGACACACAGGAGGGGACGCTGGGGTGTTggggtgacactgggacacccaggagggAACGTTAGGTTGCTGGGGTGACAGCAGGGCACCCAGGAGAGGAGGCTGTGGTGTTggggtgacactgggacacccaggagggGACATTGGGGTGTTGGGGTGACAGCAGGACACCCAGGAGAGGAGATGCTGTGGTGTTACAgtgacactgggacacccaggGGGGGACATTGGCGTGCTGGGGTGACAGCAGGACACCGAGGAGGGGACCGTGGGATGTCAGAGTGACAGCGTGACACCCAGGAGGGAACATGAGGGTGTTGTggtgacactgggacacccaggagAGGGCGCTGGGTTGTCAGGGTGACAGTGTGACACCCAGGAGGCAACATTAGGGTGCTggggtgacactgggacacccaggagggaacattggggtgctggggtgacaGCAGGACACCTGGGAGGGGACGCTGGGGTGTTGTGGTGACATTGGGACACCCAGGATGGGACGCTGGGGTGTCAGGGTGACAGTGTGACAGGCAGGAAGGAACATTAGGGTGCTGGGGTGACAGCAGGAATCCGAGGAGGGGACGCTGGGGAGTTggggtgacactgggacacccaAGAGGGAACAGTGGGGTCCTCAGGTGACAGCAGGACACCCAGGAGGGGATGCTGGGTTGTTGGGGTGACACTGAGACACCCAGGAGGGGAcattggggtgctggggtgacactgggacacccaggagggGACGCTGGGGTGTCAGGGTGACAGCGTGACAGGCAGGAAGCCACATTAGGGTGTTggggtgacactgggacacccaggagAGGGCGCTGGGGCGTTGGGGTGACAGTGTGACACCCAGGAGGCAACATTAGGGTGTTGTGGTGACAGCAGGACACCCAGGAGGGGACGCTGGGGTGTTGTGGTGACATTGGGACACCCAGGAGGGGACGCTGGGGTGTCAGGGTGACAGTGTGACAGGCAGGAAGGAACATTAGGGTGCTGGGGTGACAGCAGGACACCCAGGAGGGGACCCTGGGGTGTTGCGGGTGGCACCAGGGTACGCAGGAGGGGACTCTGGCCCTCAGGATGACACGGGTGTGCGGCTGGGGCCACCCGCAGACCCCGTCGCCTGTCCCCGGCCCTGGCTGGTGACAGCGCGTGACCCCGTCCCCGCGGTGACGGTCCCCAGAGTTCAAGGAGGCGTTCTCGCTCTTCGACAAGGACGGGGACGGCACCATCACCACCAAGGAGCTGGGCACCGTCATGCGCTCGCTGGGCCAGAACCCTACCGAGGCCGAGCTGCAGGACATGATCAACGAGGTGGACGCCGACGGTGAGCCCCGCCTGTCCCCGCGTGTCCCcttgtccccctgtccccctgctCACTCCGTCCCCCCCGCAGGCAACGGCACCATCGACTTCCCCGAGTTCCTCACCATGATGGCGAGGAAGATGAAGGACACGGACAGTGAGGAGGAGATCCGTGAAGCTTTCCGCGTCTTCGACAAGGTGGGtcggggacagggacggggacagggggaTGGGCGAGGCAACGGTGTCACCGCCGTGTCCCCAACCCCAGGACGGGAACGGGTACATCAGCGCGGCGGAGCTGCGGCACGTGATGACCAACCTGGGGGAGAAGCTGACGGACGAGGAGGTGGACGAGATGATCCGAGAGGCCGACATCGATGGCGACGGGCAGGTCAACTACGAGGGTGAGTGCCGCTGTCACCCCGGGGGTCCCCGCTGTCACCCAGCGTCTCATCTGTCACCCACAGGTCCCTGCTGGCACCCAATGGGACCTCACTAGCACCCACCCATGGGGCTCCTCTTTCCCCGGTGCCGCACCACGTTCCCCGTCACCACCGGCCGGGGATGCCACCGTGTCCCCTGTCACCACCGGCCGGGGATGCCACCGTGTCCCCTGTCACCCCTGGCAAGACCTGCGTTGGGGTCAGGGACACGGTGGGGACaggaatggggatggggacagcatCCGTGTCTCCTGTCACCCCTGTTACCACGAACGTGGGATGTCACCGCGTTCCTCCATCTCCAAGGGACCAGACCCCACTGTGTCACCTCTTTCTGGGGACCCCACGGTGTCCCCTGTCTCCACTGTGTCCCCCATCCCCACGGGCTCCGCAGTGTCCCCTgttcccatccctgtccctgctgtTTCCCTGTCCCCAAcgtgtcccctgtccctgccacgtccccatccctgccgcgtccccatccctgctctgtccccatccctgccgtGTCCCCATCGTGTCCGTGTCCCCaccgtgtccccgtccccactgactctccctctctcctggcAGAATTTGTGCAGATGATGACGGCGAAGTGAGGGGACTCAAGGCCACCGGGACCCCCCAGCTGCCACCGCCTGTCCCTGCCACCAAGAGGTCCCCAggccccccctgcaccccaaacccaccattttgggggcacccatgggggctctgggtgggggggggggggaacccaccAGGACAGAGGGACCCCAAATCCTCCATAGGGGCTTTGGGGGGGATATGGGGGGGACCCCGTTTCCCCacagggggtttggggggtccGGGGCAGACCCAGggtccccctccccaggacGCAGCAGGACCCCCCTTGCCCCAGGAGAGCGTTTTGGGGCATTTCGGGGGGATTTGGGGTCTCAGGAGGGTTGGGGAtccccgggggggggacactGGGCCCAGGCCCTGGTTTTGGGGCATTTTGGGGGGATTTTGGGccctttgggggggggtggggtgtgcaCACCAAGCTCCAGTTTTGGGGCAttttggggggatttggggggccGGGCCCAAGCCCTGTTTTTTGGGGtactttggggggggggaagagggggggtTGGGGGCCTCCCCTGCCCCGTCTGGGCGCTGTCGCGGGACGGCCAAAGCTGCGAAATAAACCACTGGTTTTTGCAGTTCCTGGGGCCTTAACGAGGGGCGGTAACGAGGGGCCCCGACGAGGGCCCTGACACCCAGGGCACCCCCCGCCCAGGGGGTGAGGGTGGGTTCGGGGGCGCAGAGGTGCATGGTTGTGCAGGTTTGGGGGTGATCGGTCATGTCGGGGTGTAGCTGGGTGCAGTTGGGCTGCATGGGTGTAGTTGGGGTGTAGTTGGGGTACAGGGGTGTGTTCGGGGTGCAGTCGGGTGTACTCAGGGTGCACTTGGGGTGCATGAGTGTAGTTGGGGTACAGGGGTGTACTCAGGGTGCAGTTGGGGTGTATGGGTATAGCTGGGGTGTAGTTGGGGTACAGGGTGTATTTGGGGTGCAGTCAGGTGTACTCAGGGAGCAGTTGGGGTGTATGGGTGTAGTTGGGGTGTAGTTGGGGTACAGGGGTGTAGTTGGGGTGCAGTCGGGTGTACTCAGTGTGCAGTTGGGGTGTATGAGTGTAGTTGGGGTACAGGGGTGTAGTTGGGGTGCAGTCGGGTGTACTCAGGGTGCCGTTGGGCTGCATGGTGTAGTTGGGGTACAGGGGTGTATTTGGGGTGCAGTCGGGTGTAATCAGGGTGCAGTTGGGGTGTATGGGTGTAGCTGGGGTGTAGTTGGGGTACAAGGGTGTGTTTGGGGTGCAGTTGGGTGTACTCGGGGTGCAGTTGGGGTGTATGGGTGTAGTTGGGGTGCAGTTGGGGGACAGGGGTGTTTTTGGGGTGCAGTTGGGCGTACTTGGGGTGCAGTTGGGGTGTATGGGTGTAGTTGGGGTGCAGCTGGGGTGCATTTGGGGTGTAGCTGGGGTGCGCTGGCTGTGTCCACCTGATGTTTTGGGCTGGGCTGttggggtgcctggggggtgTTGGGGCTGTGTGACCCAGGGTCCCCCCAAACCCGATGCTGGAGGGCAGAGCTCCTGGGGGGTAGGCAGGAGCCGCACCCATGGGTGCTTCTCTACTGATCCCACCCAAACACCGGGGTCCTCTACGAATCCACCGCCCCGATGCCTGGCATCTGGAGGGACCCACAGAGGACCAAGACGTCCAAGGGTGGGTCTGTAGAGGACCCAGGTGTCTGGAGGCATCTGGTCCTTTTGACCTtacccccctccaaaaaaacccctctcgTCACAATCAAAACCCTCATTTAATTCAGCGGAGGAAGTTCCCGGTGAGCTGAGCCACGGTGAGGCTGAGCGTGGTCCCGCTCCCGCCTTGCCTGGAGCCGAGGTGTGGCCGCGgtgccatggggtgcagtcGGTCTGGCCGCGTTGAGGATGCGCGTTCTGGGATCTGCTCCCTTCCCCGTTGGGGTGTGATatcgcccccccgccccatgcAGGAAATGGCTGGTCAGCCTGGGATCAGTCCTGGGACCCCGGAGGGAATGATCCTCTGGGTGGCTTTGGTGGCCTTCTCTGCCCTTCAACCACTGAAGGTTCCACCCTCTCCCATGGTTCTACCACTGAAGGCTCAACCCTCACCCAAGGTTCAACAGTGAAGGTTCAACCAGTGAAGGTCCAACCACTGAAGGCTCAGTCCTCTCCCAAGGTCCAACTACTGATGGTTCAACCCTCTCTCAAGTTTCAACCACTGAAAGTTCAACCACTGAAAGTACAACCCTCTCCCAAGGTCCAACCAGTGAAGGTTCAACCACTGAAGGTTCAAACAGTGAAATTTCAACTATTGAAGGTCCAACCACTGAAGGTTCAATCCTCTTCCAAGGTCCAACCAGGGAAGGTCCAACCACTGAATGTTCAATCAGTGAAGGTCCAACCAGTGAAGGTCCAACCAGTGAAGGTTCAACCACTGAAGGCTCAACACTCTCCCAAGGTCCAACCCTCTCCCAAGGTCCAACCAGTGAAGGTTCAATCCTCTCCCAAGGTCCAACCAGTGAAGGTTCAACCAGTGAAGGTCCAACCACTGAATGTACAACCCTCTCCCAAGGTCCAACCAGTGAAGGTTCAACCAGTGAAGTTTCAACCACTGAAGGCTTAACCCTCTCGCAAGGTTCAGCCACTCAAGGTTCAACCAGTGAAGGTCCAACCACTGAAGGTTCAATCCTCTCCCAAGGTCCAACCAGTGAAGGTTCAACCACTGAAGGTCCAACCCTCTCCCAAGGTCCAACCCCTGAAGGTCCAATCCTCTCCCAAGGTTCAACAACTGAAGGCTCAACCAGTGAAGGCTCAACCAGTGAAGGTTCAACCAGTGAAGGTCCAACCACTGAAGGTTCAATCCTCTCCCAAGGTCCAACCACTGAAGGTCCAACCACTGAAGGCTCAACCCTCTCCCAAGGTCCAACTACTGAAGGTCCAACCCTCTCCCAAGGTTCAACCACTCTCCCAAGGTTCAACCACTCTCCCAAGGTTCAGCCACTGAAGGTCCAACTGTTGTCCCTAAATCAGGGTTCTTCACCCGGTGTGCAAAATGCCAATCGACACGCTGAGTCcagatatttgtatttatttccattttgcacaATTGGGTGCCGGGCATCTAACACAGCCAGCACACCTCTCAGAAACACACAGGGTCTTTTATACAAAgcaagaacaaagaaagaatcaCGTTACAAGAACTGATTGGTCACTCAGACTAAAGTTCATCTGTGCATGTCTTAATTTTAATGGAACTCGTTATACTCATactaatatttgcatttaaaatctcATCCTAGGGGTGTATTTTTTAGGATTAAAATCACCCGAGTTTAGTTTAGGATACAAGTCTTGattaaattccaaaatacttctCTAGAACAAATCCTATAGCACTGCACACCATTACACGCACTAAACGGGTTATTGGATACTCAAAAGgtctttgtacagtagcattgttTTGACCAGCATGCGTATCCCAGTTACCAGAGCGCGTTTCCATCTCCGTCCTCAAGGACACCCAAATTCCATTGCTATAATCTGGTTCCATATACAGCACAACCACTGAAGGTTCCACCCTCTCCTAAGGTTCAACCACTGAAGGTTCAACCCTCGAGGCAGCCAAGGCCTTGGGAAAATGGAAACGGGGTTTTGCTGATCTGTGGTCTCGGCAGCCCACGGGCTCGAAAAGAAACTTTTCATCCTCTTCTGGATAAAAGTGAACGTGAGGAGCAATGTCAAAATACGGTGTTATTATACAGTTTGTGAGAAGATCAGCTTAAGTAATAAATTATAACAACAATAAATTATAACAACAAttataaacaaacaacaaaagcttgcaacttttaaaggaaaatctcAAAGAAGAAATTCAATATTCAGACACACGTTAAGGAATGCACAACTGAGTTACGGAAAAACGCTTTTTAGTGTCTTAGTGCCACCGAGCCGCATCGTGTACCCTGAATGCTCTGCTAGGTTGTCCAGTGCTGGGCAACGGGCTTGGAGGACCACTTGGAGGACTTGGTTCTTCTTGTTGCCTGGAAAAGCTGCCCAAACATGCTAAGAGCTGCCTATTGACAGATGTTGGTgtaagcaaagggaaaaaaattaaaaaaaaaagaaaaaaaagaaagaaatcctacTACCTGCAAAAATTTGTGAAATTAGGGATGGAAAATGGAGGATTCCTGGGGAAGAAGCAAATGGTGCCAAAAGCCATCCTGCCCTTGCCTGTCCATTGCCAAACCCGGTTGTGTTGGGGCAGAAGAAGAGGCATCCAGTTTTCCAAGAGTCACTAGGCGGGAGATCcctcttcctttgctttcttccttctctcttccttcccattTCCCATCTTGCTTCCTGGGAATTGATCTTGGGAAAGGAGGCAAAGAGGGCAATGCCTTCCTGAAAACCAACAGATCCCATTGGAATATTTTCTGGGATACTTCAAGCACGAAAACCACACGGGTGTTTTCTGGTTGTGGAGGAAAGCACCACCCAGCTTGGCCGGGAGCTCCTCGGCCCTTCCCGTGTCTTTTTGCACTCTTCGGTCCCGTGTTGCCATGTGCTTTTTCTCAGGGtattgttgttttcttcttttttctctttatgtatttttatgctaTATTGAGAAGCGAGGCTTGCTGGGAGGGATTTACCAAAGCTGAAAGCAGCATCTCAGGGTGGTTTTGTACCCTGTTGCACCGTGACCATTGCTCCAAACCCTGGGCATGAATGAGAAACCCACGTGGAAGGTCAGTTTTTGCATCACCTCTTTTAGTGCTGGAACAAGTAACCTCTTCGCCCAACTTCTGCTCTTGGCTGGATGTCGTGGAGCCCTCTGAGGAAGACCCTGAACCCAGTGCCACCTTCAGCTCCAGCCTGGaggcaacagcagctggggacaTTGTCCTACGCCTTCCTGTAATggagcaaaagcaaagcccaggGTGAAAAGGCAGGTGCCAGGGGAGAGCTACTAGGGACATTTTTGGTGGCCTCACTGTGACAGCgtgctcccccccaccccatcctgaCCTTTGCCTGTAACCCTGCTCAAGCAATAACCACCAGTTTCGGCCGTGATGGATGCCTCTGGTGGTGATGGATGCGTTCGGCTCCAAGTGGATTCAGGGGAAACAGATAACACCACCACAGTAGCCGAGGGCTAATTTATGGCAATGCGTCCACCTAACTACAGTGCTGGTCCATGTCCGGCTCAAGCCCAATTTGAAAACACTATAATCTGTGGTCGGTCTGCAAAGAGGACTATGAGTCAGTCATCTCACCCCCATAAAgagtgagcagcccaagagcccttgGAGCTCTCCTGCACGCCAGGATGTCCCCGTGAGGAGGGACACCTCCCAAGGTTACTCCTGCCGCAGAGATCCCTTACTCCTTGATACTGAGAGATTCCTTGCCACAACGGATCCCGGTGTGTGACTAATAGCTTGCTAAACTTTGTAAGCTTTGCTAAGACTGTGTCTTAGGTTGATTGTgcacatataatcctttagacataaaccgttgaccaagtgCGGGACTAAGTTTGGATCCAGCTCgcctagactcctctctgagaaggagtttagaacaCAAGAGGGTCCTCTCGGAAGCTCACGACTCAGCAGgagggtctccctgacagttttggctgaccctgtcctctatgcagtaaataatcaagaGTACCTTGCCATCAAACCTTGTCAAACCACTGTCACATTTACGATCAAACTTTGTTACATCACTGTTTTAGATCGAtaaacatattgctgcttctctcttacgAGTGAAGTGCATCTATCAATTCACCCGTGACAGGGGGTACTGGGAGAGTGAGAataacagcagaggaaaagggggagagaagaggaCACGTGCTTTGAAACTCTATTACTGAGGCTCCTTTGTGATGGCAGTGTTATtgtgttttatctttctttaaTAACTGGGCCTGGACTAATAATAGTTCTGCCATTAGGCTTCACATGTCACTTCTACTAAGAAGATTCTTGACTTTACATCTAAGATCTGTTCCCTTTTCGCCCTTAACAGGATTTTAAGCAGAAAAGATTTCTGACCTGCACAGCTCTTTCAGCAGGTTCTAGAGAAGCATAATGTCAAAGGGCATACTTTCTTTGCCCTCTCTCATACCCTACGTACGTAGTGCAAGAAAGACAATAGCCACGccagcttttgaaaatcaagAGTCAaagcttctcctttttccttctttctgttgaAAAGAGTTGACAAGTTACTGGACAGACTTGCGCTGATACTGAAAGTTTTCAGGAGAGTACCAAAAACCTCTTTTGGAAAGGATTAGGcacccaacaaacaaaaccaaactaagCTCTACGTTCCCGTGTTCAGCGACTTACAGAATTTGCCAAGGGAAAAGGGGGAAGccagaaaccaaaatattcagaGACACATACCTGACAAAGCAAACATGGAGACAATGACAAGAAACAAACCTCCCCAGTCACACTA is drawn from Gavia stellata isolate bGavSte3 unplaced genomic scaffold, bGavSte3.hap2 HAP2_SCAFFOLD_240, whole genome shotgun sequence and contains these coding sequences:
- the LOC132321912 gene encoding calmodulin-1, giving the protein MADQLTEEQIAEFKEAFSLFDKDGDGTITTKELGTVMRSLGQNPTEAELQDMINEVDADGNGTIDFPEFLTMMARKMKDTDSEEEIREAFRVFDKDGNGYISAAELRHVMTNLGEKLTDEEVDEMIREADIDGDGQVNYEEFVQMMTAK